TAAATGCGACGACAAGGAAAAATGACTTTAGGCATCAGTACAAACTGGGATGATATGGGGATGAGACAAAGATTCCACAAATTGTCCGAAAACCAAAATTATTCTAATTCATTTGTAAGAGATTTTTCTTTAAGTGGAAATATTACTGAAAAATAATGCTTAcaaatattaatattttgTGTCGTTTGTCCTTTAACTTCTTTTATACTGGTAGCTAGAAGAATCATAAAAAGTATGTTCCAAACAAGGTATCTTGCCATTATAGAGGCCAAAAACTAGAAATATTAGATCGATAATCCGGTAGGAGACACCAGCGGACAAGACCACTTCGTATGATAGCACACaatgaaatggaatccaaTGGTTTTCGGCACCATTGCAACAGTTATTGTTGTATTATGTCCGTCTCCTAGGTGATTGCGATACGATGTTTTTACACATGGTTTTATTGGGAATATAATAGTGCAATTTTGATGCGTACGTTTGATCCTTATATCCTGTTTTACTCTTAATTCAATTCTTAAGTATAAGGATATCAatattttgcttttcgttcattttttaTACGACTATAAAAATATCGATAGTtcacagcaaagcaaaaataCATTTAGCATCCTTGTTACAACAAGGAAAATGTGCGTTTCGCGGAATTACACTCCTGAAAATTCCCATAAATAAATCGAATATGTAAGAATTGTAAGTCGTGCTATGCGATTCTTTTTATTGTAAAGTGATCAATGTTTCTACAATAAATCGATAcattttgttattatttattgttgtttattatttattgctcatattgttttattatttacgCCAATACTGCGCTAATTTGTGTATTTGTTCAACCAGTGCGGGCATAACAGCTGTTATTGAAATATCAAGAAGATTTTGTAAATGCTGAACTGCTTCTTCGTCGCTGAGGTCGAGCCTTAGATTATCCTCCACTTTCTTCACTGATTTATCCGGCTCTAGCGCAATGTCCGGAACGGAAGCGTCTACCATTAACCCAAAGAGATTGAGCATTACGTTCGCATGTCGACGTAAGTGCAAAAACGCTGTGTAGCAAAGTTTGCGGAAAGCGTGGTAATATTCGGAGCTGATTCCTCCCATTGCATCCACCATTTCCTTGCTCAGTTTCATTGGCGGAGGCATTGGTTTCGGGTCACGACCGAGGATGTATCCAAAATCAATGTGGAACAATTTTCCCGTCGTCGTTAGCAGCAGGTTGTCCAAGTGCCTATCTCCGATCCCTGCGACGAAtacattaaaattcaatttctatttgattaacattttcattccatttgtAGGTAATCTTACCGAGGAGGTACGTTATAACGCAATAGCCGGCACAGCTTTTAATATAAGTATCCATAATTTCAGGCATGATTCCGAAAGGACCTGTTTCGCAAGGATTGTATTTGCGAAAGTAATTGTGGATGCTACCTTCGCTGTTAAGAACATCCGCAACAGTGACCGAATCAATGTACTGCATAAAACCGTGCCTTGAACTTGTTGCAAGCACTCGATAAGGGGTTAGTTTAAGGTCGAGGTTTTCTTTCTGGAGTAATTTATCCATTAACGTAATCATTTGTAATATAAGTTGATCCTGTCGTAAATCGTCACCATGCTTGAAGATAGCATCGTATTCTATACCAGTAGTAGTACGAAATGTTATCCTAAAATGGACAAACGTAAAGATTAATCGAAATTgttataaaaatataaaacagtTGAAACATACTTTGAAGGCATGAGTGCACTCTTGAACAAAGACACCTTTTCGGGTACTATTCCaacaatttgaatatttggATCAAGAGGAAAGATTATCGGCCCAAATTGGTTGAAGTTTATTTTAGCCGAACTTGACGAATTTGACTCGATAAGAAACTGTTGgaatttttctgtttttcgtttccgaTTGCCAGACTCCTTAGCAACAACCTTAACCAGTGTAACAAGTCGATCAACGAAATGTTGCTGTTCTTTTAATTGGACAtgcattattttcatttcagccGTACCTATATGGTATAGAAGTGAAAgtcattaaaataaaacattggGCTTGTTTTGGATATGATACTACCGTTATACAAAATTGATAGAAAGTCTCGGAGCACGTTAAGGTACATCTCTTGATTTTTAACATCTTTTTTGCTACTCTTTTCGTCTTCACACTCAATTGTCAGATACCAGTAAAGATAATTAGCAAGAATCGGATTTTTGCAGGCtcgttttattaaaaatgctGCCAAGTGATTGACGTTTCTTCTACTCCTTTGTATACCTATGTAAATATAACCGTAATAAATATGAATAATCGTAGCAGACAATACAATTTTACACATACCTTTATTTTCCAACGATTCTTCAACGTAAGAATTGGTGTCACTTGAGGCttcaaatgtttgaaaaattggCTTTACCTCGGAAAAACATTCCTCATGAATTTTCTGTTGTGAAGTAAACAACGGATTTGTAtagtaaaacaaaatattagTGTATACATATTGTTTTGTTGATATATTAAAGGGGAGGCCGTATTTATACATGTACACATATATTatgacaggaaggaaggaaggaaggaaggaaggaaggaaggaaggaaggaaggaaggaaggaaggaaggaggaaggaaggaagaaggaaggaaggaaggaaggaggaaggaaggaggaaggaaggaattatTTTAAACTCtttaaaaaggaaggaagatacTTTGATTTGACGCTATACTTACGCTGGTATCATCTACAGCTTCATATTTTAAAGCTTGCA
The sequence above is a segment of the Anopheles darlingi chromosome 2, idAnoDarlMG_H_01, whole genome shotgun sequence genome. Coding sequences within it:
- the LOC125948764 gene encoding phosphatidylinositol 3-kinase catalytic subunit type 3 translates to MENKLRYVGSSSLHEKLSIKIGTLEGENVGYSYEKLIAQPLLKFSGMHTEKVPAFKVKIQIFDNGAPVGLSVCTSHKQFTTRWSWNEWVSLPLRFTDISRSAVLSFTVFDCAGGREQATVVGGTTISFFNTNGLFRQGLYDLKVWPQMKSTESRSLPGNSLINGVSQMQRLSKLAKEHRNGEMNKVDWLDRLTFRELEVINEMEKRNSQFLYLMVEFPQLFIGENQYSVIHLEMNVQSVVAYVPKPKIVVVPDCEIYQENLVERKHHRLSRSARAGTSDRDVKPNAIARDTLNSIVYRYSPTNPLNSEEQDIIWKYRFYLSSHKKALTKFLKCVNWETATEVRQALTLLECWAPMDVEDALELLNSTFRHPVVRWYAITRLNEASDEYLLLYLLQLVQALKYEAVDDTSKIHEECFSEVKPIFQTFEASSDTNSYVEESLENKGIQRSRRNVNHLAAFLIKRACKNPILANYLYWYLTIECEDEKSSKKDVKNQEMYLNVLRDFLSILYNGTAEMKIMHVQLKEQQHFVDRLVTLVKVVAKESGNRKRKTEKFQQFLIESNSSSSAKINFNQFGPIIFPLDPNIQIVGIVPEKVSLFKSALMPSKITFRTTTGIEYDAIFKHGDDLRQDQLILQMITLMDKLLQKENLDLKLTPYRVLATSSRHGFMQYIDSVTVADVLNSEGSIHNYFRKYNPCETGPFGIMPEIMDTYIKSCAGYCVITYLLGIGDRHLDNLLLTTTGKLFHIDFGYILGRDPKPMPPPMKLSKEMVDAMGGISSEYYHAFRKLCYTAFLHLRRHANVMLNLFGLMVDASVPDIALEPDKSVKKVEDNLRLDLSDEEAVQHLQNLLDISITAVMPALVEQIHKLAQYWRK